aaacctctttcaaaatcatcatatgttagtgcaggatgcaactatgcattaaaacaatattgtcatatttttaaaaaatttctcaaaatctatgtgttaacgcctacaaaaatattgaattttggtaaaatttttatatactgaagcctataatctttagtgttgttttaaaatttctgaccacattatacatttgtattaatgtatgttaaactctcgtTCATGGtatataagaatcattataattttttaacaattagtttagtaaaacttcataatactcattaattcgaggaataaccattataaaatcgctattttcttgaaaaatggagacaacaaaggctctcaacctctttaaacatcatcatatgttagtgcatgatgcaactatgaattaaaacaatattgtcatatttttttaaatttcctcaaaatctatttgttaactcctaaaaaatattgaattttggtaaattctttatatactaaagcctataatctctagtgttgttttaaaatttatgaccacattctacatttgtattagtgtatgttaaactctctttcatggtatatgggaatcattataatattttatcaattaatttagtaaaacttcataatactccttaaatcgagtaataaccactataaaaacgctattttcttcaaaaaggagacaacaaaggctgcaaacctctttcaacatcatcatatgtaagtgcaggatgcaaatatgcattaaaacaatattatcatattttttgaaattttctcaaaatctatgtgttaacccctacaaaaatattgaatttttgtaaatgttttatatattgttgcctataatatttagtgttgttttaaaatttctaaccacattctacatttgtagtaatgtatattaaactctctttcatggtatatgggaataattataattttgcatcaattaatttagtaaaacttcataatattccctaaatcggtggaataaccactataaaatcactattttatttaaaaacggagacaacaaaggctccaaacctctttcaacatcatcatatgttagtgaaagatgcaactatgcattaaaataatattttcatatttttggaaattttctcaaaatctatgtaataacccctacaaaaatattaaattttgttaaatggtatatatattgatgcctataatctttagtgttgttttaaaatttctaaccatattctacatttgtactaatgtatgataaactttctttcatggtacatgaacatcgttcaatttttttatagattaatttagtaaaatttcatatactctctaaattagtggaataactattataaaatcgttattctctagagaaatgaagacaacaaaggttctaaacttctttgaccatcatcatatattagtacaggaggcaactatgcattaaaaactgtttttttattttttgaatttttctcaaaatctatgtgttaacccctacgaaaatattgagttttacgttaaacactctatatactaaaacatatcctttttattgttgttctaAATTTTCTAATGACATTCtgaatttgtattaatgtatgttaaactctttcatggtatatggtaATCGTtctaatttgtttatcaattaagtattaaaacttcataatacttcctaaatcggtgaaataaccactattaaatcaatattttcttgaaaaccggagacaacaaaggctccaaacctctttcaacatcaccatatgttagttcaggatgaaactatgcattaaaataatattttcaaatttttgaaatttctcaaaaatattgaattttggtaaattctttatttaCTGatgcctataatctttagtgttgttttaaaatttctgactacattctaaatttttattaatatattctaaactctctttcatggtatatgagaatcattataattttttatcaattaatttagtaaaacttcataatactctctaaatcggtAGAATAGCCACTattaaatcgctattttcttgaaaaacggagacaacaaaggctccaaacgtCCTTGAactcataatatgttagtgaaggatgcaactatgtataaaaacaatattatcatattttttgaattttctcaaaatctatgtattaaccaaccccctacgaaatattgagtttttcggtaaatgctctatatattcaagcctataatatttagtgttgttttaaaatttctaaccacattatacatgtatattaatatattttaaactctctttcatggtacatgggcatctttctaattttttatcaattaatgtcgtaaaacttcatataatccCTAAAAcattggactaaccattataaaattgctattttttaaagaaacatagacaaaaaaggttccaattctttttgatcatcatcatatgttagtgcaggatgcaactgtgcattaaaacaatattgtcatattttgaatttttcttaaaatctatgtgttgacccaaacgaaaatattgagttttacgttaaacgctctatataatgaagcctatatatttaatgttgttttaaaatttcgaataacattttacatttgtattaatgtatgttaaactctctttcatggtatatggaaattgttatatttttatcaattaatttagtaaaacttcataataatccataaattggtggaataaccactattaaatcATTATTCTcttaaaaacggagacaacaaaggctccaaacctctttgaacatcatcatttgttagtgcatgatgcaattatgtattaaataatattgtcatatttctttgtttttcttaaaatttatgtgttaactcctacgaaaatattgagtttttcgaaaaatgctttatatactgaagcctataatctttagtgttgttgtaaaatttctaaccacattctacatttgtattaatgtatgataaactctctttcattgtacatgagcatcgttcaaaaTTTTGTGCTCATTGCtatctctagagaaacagagacaataaaggtttcaaacctctttgaccattaTCGTATATTAGTGCAGgaggaaactatgcattaaaacagtattgttatttctttttttaatttttttcaaagtctatgtccctacaaaaatattgagttttacgttaaacactctatatactgaaacttatacttttcattgttgttttaaattttctaaccacattctaaatttgtattaatggtatatggaaatcattctatttttttcaattaatttagtaaaacttcgtaatactctcATTTCTTTCACTAACcttattttccaccaggtttcATAATTACTAAATAAAACAATCTCTCCATTCACATTCATGTATCTATTTAATGTACATATGTGTTGATTATAGAAAAGGATGTCCGATATTATATGTAATGAGTGTAGGGAGTTCTGGACGAGCATTTGTTGCAGCTCtagtatacattatataatggGTTTCTTTTAGTGTTGAAAAAAATGTAACGGGGTTttgatcaaaaaatatatatatatataacgggGTTTTTTTCCCCCCCTTATAAATATCACCCTAAATATCATGATGATACTTCAGGTGTTTGAGAGGACTAGAGGTTGCAGAGGATGAGTACCGGCCCTGGGCGATGTTAGGTGAAATATTCGCAACAGATCCCCAAAGTTTTTGAAAACAATTACCTACAAATAggcctcaaaaaaaaaaatttagacacccaaatttgtaaaaaataaaaattttacgTAGACACAGGCTCACAAAATGCATGAACTCTTCCAGGTACTTAATTATATACGCACAACAGTTTATATATTCTTGTAGACCAACCGAACGTATGTATATACATAGAGACAATTAAATATGAGGCAAGCACATGTACGTAGGTAAATATTATTGATGTTACACTATTTTTGTTGGATTTAATCTGAATGTTTGCAGCTGGAGCAGCAGAGGCTATTAGCGGCAGGTGTCAAATATCCAATGTAGATTTTACAAACAATGTTTAGGTTCCCATAATTAATGAGAAAGCTAATTAGTGCGTGACGATAGTGTATGTTGTAGGCTAGCCAAGCCATTCtcctgtttttcttttcttgttttttttatagtaatGGTGTGTGATTCTTCATAATTTAAATCACAGTCGCTTTATGTCCTTTCCATATGAACATCTCAAAGGAtaatttgtaaagaaaaaacaaacgtgggactataactaaataaacgTGGATCTGCACGCGGTTACTTACACAAGTTGTCTTCAATGGTGATGAAGCGAGTAATAAGAAAAGAAGAGGTGTACTTCATCTCCAAGTCTCCTCTGCTTCTAgaatagataatataaataaactttCCACGTCCCTTCTTCCCAACTAAACTGAGTTACTATATAGATTAATAATCTAATGAGATCTTCTTTCCTTTGGTAAAAAGCAAAGCAATGAATAATCTGCCAGAGGACTGCATCGCTAAGATCCTTTCCTTGACTTCGCCTCGAGACGTTTGCCGATCATCGGCTGTCTCCAGGTGCTTCAGATCCGCCGCTGACTCCGACCATGTCTGGAACCACTTCTTACCTTCCGAGTTCCCCGAGGACTTTAGGGCACCTGAGGGTCTTCCCACCAAGAAACACCTCTTCTTCTCCCTCGTCCATAACCCTCTCCTTCTCCACGACTCCCAACTGGtaaaccttcttcttcttcttcttctttaatttctcccttcttttaaacaatcttaGTAATTGTGGTTCCAAATTCGATCAGATCCGTGTTACTAATTTGCTCTGATATCAACTCGGCCAACCTGTGTAGTGTAGAAAGTATAGTATGCTCTAGTCAACGTGGTATTGTATCAAGGGATTTGATATTTATCATCATCAGATTTATGTACTGTATATTTTAGTTCCCAAAATTGAAAAAGGTCTGTTCTGTTCAGGCAAAATGTTGCCACTGCTTGTCTTGTGAATGTGGATCTACTTACTACCAGATCCTAGTAGTCAGACACCCTAACTTATAAATCAATCTTTCTGGATCGATCATGTTTTGACCTGACCGCATTATGTGATCCAAAACAGAGCTTTTCGCTGGAGAGAAGTACTGGTAACAAGTGCTACATGATGGCCGCTAGGGCCTTGAATATTACTTGGGGACATGATCAAAGATACTGGCAGTGGATCTCTCTTCCTGATGCCAGGTCTACACGCTGCCCTCAAGGCCCTTTTCTGCGttgcttcattttttttaacatttttcatcAAAACGTCTTTTGGTTTTCGCTAACAGGTTCAAAGAAGTGGCTGCGCTTAAAATGGTATGGTGGCTTGACATCACTGGAAAAATCAACATATCCCTTCTCTCTGATGACACCCTCTACGCCGCTTACCTTGTCTTTAAGTGGAACCTTGATCCCTACGGTTTTCGCCAGCCCGTAGAGGCATCCCTTGTTTTGGCTGGCACCGAGCATGATGATGTCCAGCCTTCCATGGTCAGTCTCATGCATAATCCGGGGAGCGAACAAGGTCAGCGCGCTGAGCTGAGAAGCGACGACTGGTACGAGGTGCAGTTGGGACAGTTCTTCAAAAGAAGAGGAGATATGGGTGAAATAGAGATGAGCCTCAAGGAGACAAAGAGGCCTTTTGAGAAGAAAGGTCTTATTGTCCATGGAATTGAGATTAGGCCAGTACTGCCCTAATTATATCCTACTGCTAATTATGCCTTTTGCTGTTTGCAGTTGTTGTTCTCAGTGTTGTgctatcttctttttcttcttttccccTGCCTCtttgtcttgttttttttcttttctacatTGATGCAGAAGAACAATTGTATTTCAGTTTGATGGTTGCTTtgttatctatactattatttgagaagtgaatttgcttacttgtcatattttccatgattttagtcaaTTTGATTACTTGTCATCTTTTCCGTGATTTTAAGATAagtcattagtttaattaatattattatttaatttttatttgatatatatatatatatatatatatttatttatcatgaTATCTAAGATAGCTAATAACCATTAAACTATtctattgatatatatatatatatatatacactattattttaaaaatagtttttaatatataattatcatgatatttatcacatttatttaataaattgatAATAACAATATCTACCGATAATATCTTCATtacttttatcttatatttagtttataattttagtgaCTAAAATCATAGTCagtttctctgatttttatttgaaatattgatcaaatacatattattacAAAATATCTATATGAGTATACTAATTTATCcgaataaatcatttttttttggtttattcgatTTGATCGCTTAATATGTAGAACCATATCCATATACTTTtggttttttaaaataatagtcaTTTGGTTTATTCAGTACTACCAAATCaagattattttctttattttggtttggttcggttttaaatcGTTCGATTTTACTGGATTGAACATCCTAGAATATCGttattttgttaatgttttatatttgtgatttttataaTCCTTTCACTGCCACATGATTTCTTTTCAGTCCAAATACAATGtgtgtttaatttcaaatacaaatttcctaatttaattattactattagaaaagattttgattcaaaatctacatcacataaataaaaataaaactatgaaacaaaagaacataatttaatatattgatTACTAATATGGATATtgaagttttataatttataataatttgaaatttttatctaatttaattattatattttgtttaaaaaacattagaattaaaaaaatgttaggtatatagatatattaattcGCATAGGGTGTGCGGGACATCAACTAGTTAAGAATAATTGACTACTACCGTGAAGCTTTTTCCAGATTAGGACTACTAATTtatgtttgaatttgttttagtttgaaataatttatatacagcGGGATTAAAACTACaatagttaaaataattatcCTGAGAAGGAAACTAATCAAAGATGCTAGAAAAACACAGCAAACAAAATACGTATGTCAACTGAACAATACTTTACTTTTGGCCCCCAAAcaatattgtatttaaaatcatGTTGTTATATGAACTGTTAAACTCAGTAGTCATTTATGCAGCATCGTCTGCGAGTCTCATGAACATTATATGCATGACGTAGTAGTAGTGGTGCCGTGCTGATATAGTACACGGATCTAGTCGGAGAAAGTCGAGTGCACATGCCCTGACTATCTTTTATCATAGTGATGGAGGTTAGCGACCAACCTTGGAAACGCGTTGATTGTGTATTGGTATCATTTTATCTTGTTCGTAGTCAATCAGGTCAGATCGAGTCCTGAACTTACATCCAAATCAGCTTAAATTAGATACTGATTTATTGAAACAATCCGGAATTCGAAATTCAGGTATAGTTTCTACCTAATCAAATATTTCAACCAAATATAGTATCTCTAaaccaacaaaaacaaatactaaTAAAATATCACATTCTCGTTTGTTAACATTCACACACATAACCCATGAAGCCATCCATTATAGACAACTACTTATTGTTTaacaaaatagatattaatataattaaatttccgCAAGTAATCTCTCAATTATTATGTGTTCCAAACAAGGACATACTAGTTGATGTTCCACACCTTGTGCGGATTAATATATCTATACatctaacaatttttaattctaatttttttataagataataataattaaattggatacaaattttaaattattataaattataaaatttcaatattcatattggtaatcaatgtattaaattgtattattttgtttcatatttttatttatgtgatgtagattttggatcaaaatcttttttatagtaataactaAATTAGAAAATTTTGTATGTGAAATTAATGCATATTGTATTTGGACTGAAAAGAAATCATATGGTACTAAAAGGATtataaaaaatcacaaatataaaacattaacaaaTAACAATAGTTTAGGAGTGTTCAATCTGGTAAAACCAAACCAttcaaaaccgaaccaaaccgaaatagagaAAATAGTCTGGATTTGGAAGTACTGAGGATGttatgtttagaaaatatcaGTATATGAATATGGTTCATTATATTAAGGGATCAAAccgaataaacaaaagaaactgATTAATTCGAATATATTAGTAtacttgtatataaattttataataatatgtatttgatcaatattttcaataaaaatcagagaaattgGCTATAGTAttagtcattaaaattataaaatgagagaaaagtaatgatgatattatcggtagatattgttaatatctatttattaattcttaaatatcatgataattatatattaaaatatattttaaaaaatattagtatatatatatatatatatatatattggtaaaatatgttaatgtttattaactattttaaatatcatgataaatatatagatatcaaaataaataaattaaataataatattaattaaactaataattatacttatcaaaatctatgtgttaacccttacaaaaatattaaattttggtaaattatttatttactgaagcctataatctttagtgttgttttaaaacttctgaccacattctacatttgtgttagtgtatgctaaactctctttcatggtaaatgagaatcattataattttttatcaattaatttagtaaaacttcataatactctttaactCGAGGAATTACCACTATTAACACACTAATAAATGAGAGAAGCTTCCACAACTCAGACATCGTTCATGTACCAAGGACGGCGAACCAAAAGGCGGACAGCTTAGCACGTAGTGCCCGGCatcaaccgtctttcgtcgtacacatggatgcagagtttccaagttggttcacagagtcaatatgagtctgtgcattgtttgctgtaaaaaaaaaaaaaaaaaaagataaaaattccaaaaaatatgacaatattgttttaatgcttagttgcatGCTGCActtacatatgatgatgttgaaagtggtttggagcctttgttgtctgcatttttcaagaaaatagcgattttatagtggttattcttcgatttaaggagtattacgaagttttactaaattaattgataaaaaaattataatgattcccatttaccatgaaagagagtttagcatacactaactcaaatttagaatgtggtcagaagttttaaaacaacaataaagattataggctttagtatataattttttttcctaatttcaatattttgtaagggttaacacatagattttgaaaaaaattcaaaaaatatgacaatattattttattgcatagttgcatcatgcacttacatatgatgatgttacaAGAGGTagacagcctttgttgtctccgtttttcaagaaaatggctaTTTTATAGTGGCAATTCCTCGagttaaggagtattatgaagttttactaaattataatgattcccatttaccatgaaagagagtttagcataaacTAACACAAATGTAGGATGTGGTCAGAAGttttaaagcaacactaaagattataggcttcagtatataaaaagtttacctaaattcaatattttgtatgggttaacacatagattttgagaaaatttcaaaaaatatgagaatattgttttaatgcatagttgcatcctgcactaacatatgatgatgttgaaagaggtttggagtctttgttgtctccgtcattcaaaaaaatagcgattttatagtggtaatTCCTccatttaaagagtattatgaagttttactaaattaattgataaaaaattataatgattctcatttaccatgaaagagaatttcGCATACACTAATACAAAAGTAGAATGTGGTGagaagttttaaaacaacactaaagattataggcttcagtatataaagaatttaccaaaattcaatatttttgtacgggttaacacatagattttgagaaaatttcaaaaaatatgagaatattGTTTtcatgcatagttgcatcctgcactaacatatgatgatgttgtaAGAGGTTTGCAGcgtttgttgtctccgttttggaagaaaatagcgattttatagtggttatttctcgatttaaagagtattatgaagttttactaaattaattgataaaaaaattataatgattcccatctaccataaaatagagtttagcatacactaatacaaatgtagaatgtggtcagaagttttaaaacaacactaaagattataggcttcagtatataaaaatttaccaaaattcaatatttttgtaggggttaacacatagattttgagaaaatttcaaaaaatatgacaatattgttttattgattagctgcatccttcacttacatatgatgatgttgaaagagattggcagcctttgttgtctgtgtttttcaagaaaatagcgattttatagtggttattcctcgatttaaggagtattatgaagttttactaaattaattgataaaaaattataatgattcccatatatCGTGATAGAGAGTTTAGCGTACATTAATTGAATTGTAGAATGTGgtcacaaattttaaaacaacagtaaagattataggcttcagtatataaagaatttaccaaaattcaatatttttgtaggggttaacaaatagattttgagaaaatttcaaaaaatatgacactattgttttaatgcatagttgcatcatgcacttacatatgatgatgttgaaagaggttggcagcctttgttgtctcagtttttcaagaaaatagcgattttatagtggttattcctcgatttaaggagtattaagaagttttactaaattaattgataaaaaattataatgattatcatataccatgaaagagagtttatcatacactaatacaaatgtagaatgtggtcagaagtttgaaaacaacactaaagattataggcttcagtatataaaaaatttacctaaattcaatattttgtaggggttaacacatagattttgagaaatttttcaaaaaatatgacaatattgttttaatgcatagttgcatcctgcactaacatatgatgatcttgaaagaggtttggagtctttgttgtctccgtcattcaagaaaatagtgattttataatggtaattcctcgatttaaggagtattatgaagttttactaaattaattgataaaaaattataatgatttccacataCCATGAAAGGGAGTTTAGCATACACTAATATAAGTGTAGAATGTGGTcagaagttttaaaacaacactaaagattataggcttcagtatataaaacatttaccaaaattcaatatttttgtagaggttaacacatagattttgagaaaatttcaaaaaatatgacaatatttttttaatgcatagtttcatcatgcacttacttatgatgatgttgaaagaggtttggagcgtTTGTTGTcgccgtttttcaagaaaataatgattttatagtggttattcctcgatttaaggagtattacgaagttttactaaattaattgataaaaaaaattataatgattcccatatatCGTGAAAGAaaatttagcatacattaatacaaatgtagaatgtggtcagaaattttaaaacaacactaaatattataggcttcagtatataaagaatttaccaaaattcaatatttttgtaggggttaacacatagattttgagagaatttcaaaaaatatgacaacattgttttaatgcatagttgcatcctgaactaacatatgatgatgttgaaagaggtttggagcctttgttgtctccgtttttcaagaaaatagcgattttatagtggttattcctcgatataggagtattatgaagttttactaaattaattgataaaaacttatagtgattcccatataccatgaaatagagtttagcatacactaataaaaatgtagaatgtggtcagaaattttaaaacaacactagagattataggcttcagtatataaataatttatcaaaattcaatattttgtaggggttaatacatagattatgagaaaatttcaaaaactatgacaatatttttttgatgcATAGTAGCATCCTGCACTTACATAatatgatgttgaaagaggtttggagtctttgttgtctccgtttttcaaggaaatagcgattttatagagGTTATTCCtagatttaaggagtattatgaaattttacaagaattaattgataaattaccaagattataggcttcagtatataaaaaaattaccaaaatttaatatttttgtaagggttaacacatagattttgagaaaa
This Brassica napus cultivar Da-Ae chromosome C6, Da-Ae, whole genome shotgun sequence DNA region includes the following protein-coding sequences:
- the LOC125589206 gene encoding F-box protein PP2-B11-like, with product MNNLPEDCIAKILSLTSPRDVCRSSAVSRCFRSAADSDHVWNHFLPSEFPEDFRAPEGLPTKKHLFFSLVHNPLLLHDSQLSFSLERSTGNKCYMMAARALNITWGHDQRYWQWISLPDARFKEVAALKMVWWLDITGKINISLLSDDTLYAAYLVFKWNLDPYGFRQPVEASLVLAGTEHDDVQPSMVSLMHNPGSEQGQRAELRSDDWYEVQLGQFFKRRGDMGEIEMSLKETKRPFEKKGLIVHGIEIRPVLP